One Vibrio gazogenes genomic region harbors:
- a CDS encoding phosphoethanolamine transferase, with protein MKIINTIKQLKLSYHAITIIIAIYFSVILNLPIYKSLHEIFNQLDAVKTGFIISIPFFFTFALTIIFSLFSWPKITKIFFSILLLTSSLVSYATYNYGTIFNAEMIENLIETNVGEASSYLSLRSVLWFLGLGVLPTILLILTPIKQERFLALLTKKLGIILISGLGIGLIASAYYQDYVSVGRNNGYIKRMIIPTYYVNGIAEYIHQTYFYTPLPYVHIGLDAKQQTAAPGQKPSLVVFILGETARTYNYHSNGYPRPTTPFTDAQGVISYQHVASCGTATAVSVPCMFSRLDRKNYNEQRAYHQDNLIDVLNRAGIDIFWKENDAASKGIPKHVKYQELKRNSHHPLCTLDGCKDMALLNHFEQDIHALQGNSLVVLHLIGSHGPAYFQRYPQEFAYFQPDCQRDDIENCTHEQLINTYDNTIRYTDYVVAQTIDRLKQFSDRYNTALIYLSDHGESLGENGIYLHGLPYSIAPMEQKHVPLMVWLSDGYQAAQHIDESCLKKQAATVHVSQDNLFDSLLGALNVSTHLYRPAKDIFSACRKR; from the coding sequence ATGAAAATAATAAATACGATCAAACAATTAAAATTATCTTATCATGCAATCACAATCATCATTGCTATTTATTTTTCGGTTATTCTAAATCTGCCGATATATAAATCACTGCATGAGATTTTTAATCAATTGGATGCAGTTAAAACTGGGTTCATTATTTCTATTCCATTCTTTTTTACTTTTGCTTTAACCATTATTTTCAGTTTATTTTCATGGCCAAAAATAACGAAAATATTCTTTTCTATCCTGCTGTTAACATCGAGTCTTGTCAGTTATGCCACTTACAATTATGGCACGATATTCAATGCTGAAATGATAGAAAACCTGATTGAGACTAACGTCGGTGAGGCCTCTTCTTACCTTAGCCTCAGATCGGTTCTTTGGTTTCTTGGTCTGGGAGTCTTACCAACCATACTGTTAATCTTAACCCCGATCAAACAGGAAAGGTTCCTCGCTTTATTGACGAAAAAATTGGGGATTATTTTAATCTCTGGATTAGGAATTGGCCTGATTGCTTCAGCATATTATCAAGATTATGTATCAGTCGGACGCAATAACGGCTATATCAAGCGAATGATTATCCCAACATATTATGTGAATGGTATCGCTGAATATATTCATCAGACATATTTTTATACACCGTTACCTTATGTCCACATTGGATTGGATGCAAAACAACAGACAGCGGCTCCCGGCCAAAAACCATCCTTGGTAGTATTCATCCTGGGTGAAACCGCCAGAACATACAATTATCACTCAAATGGTTACCCAAGACCCACGACCCCTTTCACCGATGCGCAAGGGGTGATCTCCTATCAACATGTCGCTTCTTGTGGCACAGCCACCGCCGTCTCGGTTCCCTGCATGTTTTCTCGTCTCGACAGAAAAAACTATAATGAGCAACGCGCCTATCATCAGGACAACCTGATCGACGTCTTAAACAGGGCGGGTATCGATATTTTCTGGAAAGAGAATGATGCCGCCAGTAAAGGAATTCCCAAACATGTCAAATATCAGGAGCTGAAACGTAATTCTCATCATCCGTTATGTACGCTTGATGGGTGTAAAGATATGGCTTTGCTCAATCATTTCGAGCAGGATATTCATGCACTACAGGGCAATAGCTTGGTGGTACTCCACTTGATCGGAAGCCATGGGCCGGCTTATTTTCAGCGTTATCCGCAAGAATTTGCGTACTTTCAGCCGGATTGTCAGCGGGATGATATTGAAAACTGTACCCATGAGCAGCTCATCAATACTTACGATAACACGATCCGCTATACCGACTACGTCGTCGCCCAGACGATCGACCGGTTAAAACAATTCTCTGACCGCTATAATACCGCGCTGATCTATCTCTCTGACCATGGTGAATCTTTAGGTGAGAATGGTATCTATCTGCATGGTTTACCCTACTCTATCGCACCGATGGAACAGAAACATGTGCCGTTGATGGTGTGGTTGTCTGATGGGTATCAAGCCGCGCAACATATCGATGAATCCTGTCTGAAAAAACAGGCCGCAACAGTACATGTGTCACAAGACAATCTGTTTGATTCACTGCTTGGCGCACTCAATGTTTCAACCCATCTCTATCGACCGGCAAAAGATATCTTTTCCGCATGCCGAAAAAGATAG